CGAGCCATTAGCTCAGTAACGAGCGCTACATCTTCGAGTTCGCTTCGAGTTGTCCCGACGCATCTGACATCTTCGAATATGCTAGTAGAGGAAGGGACATCGTTGTCTCGGAGTGTTATTGAACCCATGAGCCATTAGCTCAGTAACGAGCGCTGCATCTTCGAGTTTGCTTCGAGTTGCCTCGACGCACTTGGCATCTTTGAATCGGCTGGGAGAGGAAGAGGCAGGTAGAGTGAAACGAAGCTGTAGAGTGTTATCCTAACCATGAGCCATTAGCTCAGTAGGTAGAGCAACGAGCAAAGCATCTTCGGATTTGCTTCGAGTTGTCCCGACGCATCTGACATCTTCGAATATGCTAGTAGAGGAAGGGACATCGTTGTCTCGGAGTGTTATTGAACCCATGAGCCATTAGCTCAGTAGGTAGAGCATCTGACTTTTAATCAGAGGGTCGGAGGTTCGAGTCCTCCATGGCTCATCGTCTTGCGGAAGTAGTTCAGCGGTAGAACACCACCTTGCCAAGGTGGGGGTCGCGGGTTCGAGCCCCGTCTTCCGCTCCACTTCCGCCGGGGTGGCGGAATTGGCAGACGCACAGGACTTAAAATCCTGGGGTAGGTAACTACCGTGCCGGTTCGAGTCCGGCCCTCGGCACTTGTGCGCTCGTAGCTCAATTGGATAGAGCATCTGACTACGGATCAGAAGGTTAGGGGTTCGAATCCTCTCGAGCGCGTTTTGTCGGGAAGTAGCTCAGCTTGGTAGAGCACACGGTTCGGGTCCGTGAGGTCGCAGGTTCAAATCCTGTCTTCCCGATTTATCATGGGGCCTTAGCTCAGCTGGGAGAGCGCCTGCTTTGCAAGCAGGAGGTCATCGGTTCGATCCCGATAGGCTCCACCTTTTGACTTAAATTTGGCGGTGTAGCTCAGCTGGCTAGAGCGTACGGTTCATACCCGTGAGGTCGGGGGTTCGATCCCCTCCACCGCCACCATTATCGGACCTTTAGCTCAGCTGGTTAGAGCAGACGGCTCATAACCGTCCGGTCGTAGGTTCGAGTCCTACAAGGTCCACCATTATTATTGTTGCTTTTTTGGAGGAGTACCCAAGTGGTTGAAGGGGTCGGTCTTGAAAACCGAGAGGCGCCGCAAGGCGCGCGGGGGTTCGAATCCCTCCTCCTCCGCCATGCACTTTAAAATCGTGCCGGCTTAGCTCAATTGGTAGAGCAACTGACTTGTAATCAGTAGGTTGCGGGTTCAAGTCCTGCAGCCGGCACCAGAACGAGGCGACTATGGCGAAGTGGTTAACGCACCAGATTGTGGCTCTGGCATGCGTGGGTTCGATTCCCACTAGTCGCCCTTTTCATTAATATTCTATATTTGCGGGTGTAGTTTAGTGGTAAAACCTCAGCCACGAGCATCTGCATCATCGAATCTGCTTCGAGTTGCCCCGACGCATCTGGCTTCTATGAATCAGCTGGTAGAGGAAGGGGCATGGAAGCAGCGTGGCGGATGTTCAACTAAATGATATGCGGGTGTAGTTTAGTGGTAAAACCTCAGCCTTCCAAGCTGATGTCGTGGGTTCGATTCCCATCACCCGCTTTTTATGGGCCTATAGCTCAGCTGGTCAGAGCGCACGCCTGATAAGCGTGAGGTCGGTGGTTCAAGTCCACTTAGGCCCATTATTTTCCATTGAATATTTTTGGGTCATTCGCTATAATAATGGGCGAACAATGCCCCATCGTTCCACAGCAAAATCGGAGCGACGAGCTTCACATCTTCGAATTCGCTGCGAGTTGCCTCGACGCATCTCGCTTCCTTGAATTAGCTGGCAGAGGAAGAGGCAACGAGCACATTTGGAAGATGTGCATAACATATAGTTATTCATCATTCCGCAATAGCTCAGCGGTAGAGCAACCGGCTGTTAACCGGTAGGTCGTAGGTTCGAATCCTACTTGCGGAGCCATTTCTTTGGAGAAGTACCCAAGTGGCTGAAGGGGACGGTTTGCTAAACCGTTAGGTCGCAGTTTTGCGGCGCGCGGGTTCAAATCCCGCCTTCTCCGCCATAATGGCCCGTTGGTCAAGTGGTTAAGACACCGCCCTTTCACGGCGGTAACACGGGTTCGAATCCCGTACGGGTCACTGGTTGCTGGCACCAGAGATTCTGGTGCCCTTTTGTACAATTTCTTTTGTCGATTTTTGCGTTTTTTTCTTGCGATGCGTGTGGAAGTCTGTTATAATATCTCTCGTTAGCTTTAAAATTACGTTATGATTGTTGGGGACAACGCAGTGTTTCGTTTCGTTAAAGAACGAGGCATTGCGTTTTTTTCTTTATCACCCTAAACCGAGAAGACCCCCACTTCCACGCGTGAGCGTAGGTGGGAGAGAGTTCAAGTAGGGAGGGAGTCCCCCGTTTCCAACAGCAGGAAAGTGGGGGGGAAGATCAAATGAACAATTGGGCGTCGGCTTCGCCGCCATGAATTTGCACAAACATCGTTTGGATGGCTTGAAGCTGGCGCTTGGCGGTTTCTTCTGGCGTTGATGGGAGAAAGTAAACGATTTGCAAAGCGTTTTTCGTTTCTCTCGTCACGGCGGTCCGCTCCGAATCGACGATCGGACTGCCAAACGGCCCTCGTTCATCTTTGCTGACGAGTTTGTTGGCAAAGTTGACTGTGCGGCCGTTTAACGCGATGTATTCATCTTGTTCCGTGCCGATCGTGAGCGTCACTGTCCCGTTGATGCGGTCTAGATCATAGATGCCGAGCGGAATTTTATAATAGAGTGAAAAAAAGTTGTTTATGTCCGCCGCTGAATGGATAGGCGGAATGAAGCTTTTTTTCTGGATGCGTCGGTACAGGCTTTCACTTGACGGTCGATAGCGGCTTGGGTCCGTTCCGATTTGTTTGAAAGTACGGCGCCATTCGACCATCTCAGGGATGTCGGCAATCGACTTTTCCTGCAGCTCGATGTAAAGAGATTCTTGAAACAGCTCAAGCCTCCCCCTTAACATTTGCGGTGAATCGCTGACCTCGATATGATGATAGCGGATGACGCCGAATTTACCAGAAGGAAGGCGTTGCTTTAGTTGTTCTGATATCACGCATTTCATCTTGATCACCTCGGATTTCATTTTACCATATATGACGAAAGGAGGGAAAACGATGGATGTTGTGGCATTAAAGCAGGAAGTCATTGAGTACAGTCGGTCAATCGGCATTGATAAAATCGGATTTGCGAGCGCTGATCCGTTTGTTGAATTAAAGGAACGGCTGCGCCGCCAGCAGGAGCTCGGCTATCAGTCCGGTTTTGAGGAACCAGATATTGAGAAACGGACGAATCCTTCATTGCTTCTTCCGGAAGCAAAATCGATTATTGCCATTGCTCTTGCCTATCCGTCTAAAATGAAAAATGCGCCGCGGGGGACAAAGACGGAACGGCGCGGCGTTTTTTGCCGCGCTTCATGGGGAAAGGACTACCACGATGTGTTGCGGGAACGTTTGCAGCAGCTCGAGGAGTTTTTGCTGGCCAAAGTGCCCCATGCCCGCGTTCGCTCGATGGTGGATACCGGAGAGCTCGCTGATCGGGCGGTGGCGGAACGAGCAGGGATCGGTTGGAGCGGCAAGAACTGCTCTATTATTACACCGGAGTTTGGATCGTATGTGTATTTGGGAGAAATGATTACGAATATTCCATTTCCCCCTGATGAACCGGTTGAAAACCGATGCGGCACGTGCACGAAATGCATTGATGCCTGCCCGACCGGGGCGCTTGTGCAAGGGGGGCAACTGAACGCACAGCGGTGCCTTTCCTTTTTAACGCAAACGAAAGGCTTTTTAGCCGACGAGTTTCGGGAGAAAATCGGGAACCGGCTGTACGGCTGCGATACATGCCAGCAAGTCTGCCCGGAAAATAAGGGGAAAGACTTTCATTTGCATCCAGAATTCGAGCCGGATCCGGAAGCGGTAAAGCCGAAGCTCATCCCGCTGCTTCAGATGAGCAACCGTGAATTTAAAGAAACATTTGGGGCCATGGCGGGTTCATGGCGTGGGAAAAAGCCGATTCAGCGCAATGCCATTCTGGCGCTCGCCCATTACAAAGACCAAACCGCGGTGCCGCACTTACTGCGTTTGTTGAAAGAGGATAGCCGTCCCGTCATCCGCGGGACGGCGGCGTGGGCGCTCGGGAAAATCGGGGATCCAAGCGCTAAGCCTTACTTGGAGGCCGCGCGGCAAACGGAGGCGGATGCCGATGTGATCGCTGAGATTGAAAAAGGACTGAAACTGTTGGCTGAGGCAAAGGAATAGGGAAAAAAACGCAGCTTCCCCACATAAGGTAGTAACAAAAACGAAAGTGGTGGAAAGCAGCATGAAAAAACAGTTGCGCGCGTGGTTGGATGAGCGAGCCCGCTCGTTTGTGTCGGAAAGCAATATCCGAAGCGAAGAGGCGGCAAGAAAGCAACGGCTTTGCCAAAAGCGCGGTGCGGAGATCGTCCGTTGCACGATCCGGGGACAAATTGTCGGCAGGCAGACCATCGAGCGGGAAGCGAAAGTTATGTATATTGCCCACCATCAATTTTTAATTAAGCAAAGGGGTTCACTATATATAGAAGAACAGGTTGAGGAGCGATGCGCCTGTTTTGTTCGCGGTGAGCTTGTAACTGATGAACCGATCAACCGGTTGGGGAGGGATATGGAGGCGCCGCGCGTCGAACGAGAGCAATGGACGGGGGAGCGTCTTTCTTACCAGTATGACCGCGCCCGGGCGGTGCGGTATGCGGAAACGTGGTGGAATCGGCATAACCCGGTGTTTCCGTCGTTTCCGGTGGATTGCACGAATTTTGTCTCTCAATGCTTGTATGCAGGCGGGGCGCCGATGACGGGCTATCCGAACCGGGCGAGGGGATGGTGGTGTCAAAACGGAAGTTGGAGTTACAGCTGGGCTGTGGCCCATGCTTTTCGTTGGTATTTGAGCGGGTCGCGCATCGGCTTGCAGGCGGTGGAAGTGGCGGAGCCGGAGCAATTGATGGCAGGTGATGTCATCTGTTATGATTTTCAAGGGGACGGACGCTTCGACCACTCAACGATTGTGGTGGCGAAAGATCAGAACGGGATGCCGCTTGTGAACGCCCATACGACAAACAGCCGAATGCGCTATTGGTCGTATGAAGATTCAAGCGCCTATACGCCGAACATTCGCTATAAGTTTTTTCACATCATCGATCGCAAATAAACGTTGCTGAGGTGAAGGAAATGCCGCTTCATGTAGTGCTATACCAGCCAGAAATTCCAGCCAATACTGGAAACATCGCTCGTACGTGCGCAGCAACCGATACGTCGCTCCATTTGATCCGCCCGCTCGGTTTTTCTACGGATGATAAAATGTTAAAGCGCGCCGGGCTTGATTATTGGCCGTATGTCAATATTTCGTATTATGACTCGCTTGACGAACTATTCGCCCGCTTTCCGGAAGGGGAGTTTTATTTCATTACGAAATTCGGGCGCCGGTATTATGATTCGTTTGATTTCAGCGATACAGAAAAACATATTTTCTTTGTGTTCGGCCGTGAAACGACCGGACTGCCGAAGGAGCTGCTTGAGGCCAATATGGACCGTTGCCTTCGCATCCCGATGAATGACAAAGTGCGCTCGTTAAACTTGTCGAACACGGCGGCCATTTTAGTGTACGAAGCGTTGCGCCAACAACGGTTTTATGGGTTGTCATAAACAAAAAAACGACCTTCGCTCTGGAGGTCGTTTTTTTGGTCTTATTGTCTGACGCCTGGTTTGTCTTCATAGCCAGCGGTGAAAATGGCCGTCAAAAACGCAATGATAACCCCTAGCACAAGCAAAGTGCGCATCGTTTGTTCCTCCTTCATAATGAAAGTGGCAGGCGTTTCCCCTTTTATTATAGCGAATATGGCCAAGCATGTGAATGACCGCAGTTGGTTGTTAGGAGACAAAATTTTTTTTTGCGGCGAATGATACGGGACATCCTCGCATAAATTGTAATAATCTTGCTGTTAGACATCCAAGGGTGAGGAGGTCCTTTATGGATATTTTGCAAAAAATCGCCCGGTATCGGGAAGAAGAAGAAAAGTTGAAATGGGAAGGAACGTTTGCTGAGTATTTAAAGATTTTAAAAGAAAAGCCGTGGGTGGCCCAGTCGGCTCATTCGCGTGTTTATAATATGATCAAAGATGCTGGGGTCGAAGAGGTGAATGGGCGGAAACGATATAAGTTTTTCAGCCAGCACCTGTTCGGGCTTGAGGAGGCGCTTGAGCGGCTCGTTGAGGAATATTTCCACCCGGCGGCGAAG
Above is a window of Geobacillus thermoleovorans DNA encoding:
- a CDS encoding B3/B4 domain-containing protein, producing the protein MKCVISEQLKQRLPSGKFGVIRYHHIEVSDSPQMLRGRLELFQESLYIELQEKSIADIPEMVEWRRTFKQIGTDPSRYRPSSESLYRRIQKKSFIPPIHSAADINNFFSLYYKIPLGIYDLDRINGTVTLTIGTEQDEYIALNGRTVNFANKLVSKDERGPFGSPIVDSERTAVTRETKNALQIVYFLPSTPEETAKRQLQAIQTMFVQIHGGEADAQLFI
- the queG gene encoding tRNA epoxyqueuosine(34) reductase QueG produces the protein MDVVALKQEVIEYSRSIGIDKIGFASADPFVELKERLRRQQELGYQSGFEEPDIEKRTNPSLLLPEAKSIIAIALAYPSKMKNAPRGTKTERRGVFCRASWGKDYHDVLRERLQQLEEFLLAKVPHARVRSMVDTGELADRAVAERAGIGWSGKNCSIITPEFGSYVYLGEMITNIPFPPDEPVENRCGTCTKCIDACPTGALVQGGQLNAQRCLSFLTQTKGFLADEFREKIGNRLYGCDTCQQVCPENKGKDFHLHPEFEPDPEAVKPKLIPLLQMSNREFKETFGAMAGSWRGKKPIQRNAILALAHYKDQTAVPHLLRLLKEDSRPVIRGTAAWALGKIGDPSAKPYLEAARQTEADADVIAEIEKGLKLLAEAKE
- a CDS encoding amidase domain-containing protein; the protein is MKKQLRAWLDERARSFVSESNIRSEEAARKQRLCQKRGAEIVRCTIRGQIVGRQTIEREAKVMYIAHHQFLIKQRGSLYIEEQVEERCACFVRGELVTDEPINRLGRDMEAPRVEREQWTGERLSYQYDRARAVRYAETWWNRHNPVFPSFPVDCTNFVSQCLYAGGAPMTGYPNRARGWWCQNGSWSYSWAVAHAFRWYLSGSRIGLQAVEVAEPEQLMAGDVICYDFQGDGRFDHSTIVVAKDQNGMPLVNAHTTNSRMRYWSYEDSSAYTPNIRYKFFHIIDRK
- the trmL gene encoding tRNA (uridine(34)/cytosine(34)/5-carboxymethylaminomethyluridine(34)-2'-O)-methyltransferase TrmL, whose protein sequence is MPLHVVLYQPEIPANTGNIARTCAATDTSLHLIRPLGFSTDDKMLKRAGLDYWPYVNISYYDSLDELFARFPEGEFYFITKFGRRYYDSFDFSDTEKHIFFVFGRETTGLPKELLEANMDRCLRIPMNDKVRSLNLSNTAAILVYEALRQQRFYGLS